The Verrucomicrobium spinosum DSM 4136 = JCM 18804 genome includes a region encoding these proteins:
- a CDS encoding DUF1592 domain-containing protein, giving the protein MIAPTWNPLRSTAPLSKSSALLRPRLSMALAVLAASASPNGLAGAAEPSATATWDKDIRPLFTQYCYDCHGGKKTKGGVNLKTLDADPKVGTEFELWKKVKDSMHGAEMPPEDDPQPKPEEKARLMAWLNHSLESAALANAGDPGVVTIRRLTNSEYDNTIRDLTGQDYKLAKEFLPDGGGGEGFSNVGDVLFVSPQQLDKYLAAARQLADHASILPGRGISFQSQRVGLRGPEQIRDQAEQSLYVWYQKMAAPYLPKDGDDMREGDYMLACWKFKHREQTGATSLEALAKEASLFPAFLENWWTMLNNDKSNSRFLDITRNAWKDLPGPDAAKPREVPSVVREKILAIQAERRSWWDPKRPGTGVQRMQQDADGLRPYGFVREVTGHREVKLVAGDLGDGNRGDWVHFTELMVTRGKKTEPYLVWLRRQLEVDRKAVQTPGADANTLNQRITSGEKVLAQFGKNPLGPAVNADTLVVQAPQVIPLPLPEDATLFRGKGRLVLEGPDSDFATMQWTAVVGHAPDPQKIIPGVLTLWKRQTEAARNTMADFSRMKTAFPDEYLRRMEEVSRNFQRGGKGPGVYYLSDAQLASLLSPQEKDRMARMLTDWRLVRSLKPNPKDLNEWDENLKGHLLHFAKKAWRRPLTEGDKQQITQLYADARTRDLDRESAAREVLVRIFISPDFVFKLEEANEPGEHPVKPWELAARLSYFLWSSMPDSRLTQTAADGSLLKKDTLAAEVQRLLRDPRARALADEFAGQWLSFNGFSKHSTVDGGKFPEFTPELRADLYRETSEFFAYLIREDRPVKEIILADYTFLNERLAKHYGVPNVTGSEFKKVAVGPYQRGGILGMGSILTKTSYPQRTSPVLRGDWLLHAVLGAPTPPPPPDVPQLDDSAAKATTLRQRLEAHRADKACASCHDKIDPLGFALEGYDAIGRLRTQDDGGQPIDDSAQVRGGASFKGLTGLREYLSSREDEFNAVFCRKLVGYALGRNVLPTDKPLLAAMQEEMKKSGGRFSAAVLTLVQSRQFQHRRNE; this is encoded by the coding sequence ATGATTGCCCCCACCTGGAATCCGCTTCGCTCCACCGCTCCCCTCTCCAAATCAAGTGCCCTGCTCCGTCCTCGCCTCTCGATGGCGCTGGCAGTGCTGGCCGCCAGCGCCAGCCCCAACGGTCTGGCAGGAGCCGCTGAACCGTCTGCCACAGCCACCTGGGACAAGGACATTCGCCCCCTCTTCACGCAGTACTGCTATGACTGCCACGGCGGGAAGAAGACCAAGGGCGGCGTGAATCTCAAAACCTTGGACGCAGATCCCAAGGTGGGCACCGAGTTCGAACTCTGGAAGAAGGTCAAGGACTCCATGCATGGCGCAGAGATGCCTCCTGAGGATGATCCCCAGCCGAAACCCGAGGAGAAAGCCCGCCTCATGGCGTGGCTGAACCATTCGCTTGAGTCTGCCGCTCTGGCCAATGCGGGCGATCCCGGCGTGGTGACGATCCGACGGCTCACCAATTCCGAATACGACAACACGATTCGCGACCTCACAGGCCAGGACTACAAGCTTGCCAAGGAATTCCTGCCCGATGGCGGGGGCGGCGAAGGCTTCTCCAACGTGGGTGACGTGCTTTTTGTCAGTCCCCAGCAGCTGGACAAGTACCTGGCCGCGGCCCGGCAACTTGCCGATCACGCCAGCATCCTGCCTGGACGCGGCATCAGCTTCCAAAGCCAGCGCGTCGGCCTTCGCGGACCGGAGCAGATCCGGGATCAGGCGGAGCAGTCCCTGTATGTCTGGTACCAGAAGATGGCGGCCCCTTACCTGCCCAAGGATGGGGACGACATGCGCGAAGGTGACTACATGCTGGCCTGCTGGAAGTTCAAACATCGTGAGCAGACCGGAGCCACCTCCCTGGAGGCCTTGGCCAAAGAGGCTTCACTCTTCCCCGCCTTTCTGGAGAACTGGTGGACGATGCTCAACAACGACAAAAGCAACTCCCGGTTCCTGGACATCACCCGCAATGCCTGGAAGGACTTGCCCGGCCCCGATGCAGCCAAGCCCCGGGAAGTGCCCTCAGTCGTCCGCGAGAAGATCCTCGCCATTCAGGCAGAGCGTCGCTCATGGTGGGACCCCAAGCGCCCCGGCACCGGCGTGCAACGTATGCAGCAGGATGCCGATGGATTGCGGCCCTATGGCTTCGTCCGGGAAGTGACCGGGCACAGAGAAGTGAAACTCGTTGCTGGTGATCTTGGCGACGGCAATCGTGGGGACTGGGTCCATTTCACAGAGCTGATGGTGACCCGTGGCAAGAAGACGGAACCCTACCTCGTGTGGCTGCGCCGCCAGCTGGAGGTGGATCGCAAAGCCGTCCAGACTCCCGGTGCCGATGCCAACACTCTGAATCAACGCATCACCTCGGGTGAGAAAGTGCTGGCCCAATTCGGCAAGAACCCTTTGGGTCCCGCCGTGAATGCGGACACGCTCGTCGTGCAGGCACCCCAGGTGATTCCCCTCCCTCTGCCAGAGGATGCCACCCTTTTCCGCGGCAAGGGCAGACTGGTGCTTGAGGGACCGGACAGCGACTTCGCCACCATGCAATGGACGGCCGTCGTCGGCCATGCCCCCGACCCGCAGAAGATCATCCCGGGAGTGCTCACGCTCTGGAAACGCCAGACGGAAGCCGCCCGCAACACCATGGCGGACTTCAGCCGGATGAAGACTGCTTTCCCAGACGAGTACCTGCGACGGATGGAAGAGGTCTCGCGCAACTTCCAACGCGGCGGCAAAGGCCCGGGCGTTTACTACCTGAGTGATGCGCAGCTCGCCTCTCTCCTCTCTCCACAAGAGAAGGACCGCATGGCCCGCATGCTCACCGACTGGAGGTTGGTGCGATCGCTCAAGCCCAATCCCAAGGATCTTAATGAATGGGACGAGAATCTGAAGGGGCATTTGCTGCACTTTGCCAAAAAAGCCTGGCGCCGCCCGCTCACGGAGGGTGACAAGCAGCAGATCACCCAGCTCTACGCGGACGCCCGCACTCGCGACCTGGATCGTGAGTCCGCTGCCCGGGAGGTCCTGGTGCGCATCTTCATCTCCCCGGATTTTGTGTTCAAGCTGGAGGAGGCCAATGAGCCCGGCGAGCACCCGGTGAAGCCATGGGAGCTGGCCGCCCGGTTGAGTTATTTCCTTTGGTCATCCATGCCAGATTCCCGGCTCACCCAGACCGCCGCGGATGGCAGTCTGCTCAAGAAGGACACCCTTGCCGCGGAAGTACAGCGTCTGCTGCGTGATCCGCGAGCCCGCGCTCTGGCAGACGAGTTCGCCGGACAGTGGCTGTCGTTCAACGGCTTCTCCAAGCACAGCACGGTGGACGGCGGGAAGTTTCCTGAGTTCACCCCTGAACTGCGGGCCGACCTCTACCGCGAGACCTCGGAGTTCTTCGCCTACCTCATTCGTGAAGATCGTCCGGTAAAGGAAATTATCCTCGCAGACTACACCTTCCTGAACGAACGCCTGGCCAAACACTACGGCGTCCCGAATGTCACCGGCAGTGAGTTCAAAAAGGTGGCTGTCGGCCCCTACCAACGGGGCGGCATCCTCGGCATGGGCAGCATTCTCACAAAGACCTCCTATCCCCAGCGCACCAGCCCCGTACTGCGCGGAGACTGGCTGCTGCACGCGGTGCTGGGTGCCCCCACCCCGCCGCCCCCGCCGGATGTACCCCAGCTGGATGACAGCGCCGCCAAGGCCACCACGCTCCGCCAGAGACTGGAAGCGCACCGCGCTGACAAGGCCTGTGCCTCCTGCCATGACAAGATCGACCCCCTGGGCTTCGCGCTGGAGGGCTATGACGCCATCGGCCGCCTGCGCACTCAGGACGATGGCGGCCAGCCCATTGATGACTCCGCCCAGGTCAGGGGCGGTGCCTCGTTCAAGGGCCTGACGGGTTTGAGGGAATATCTCAGCTCCCGCGAAGACGAATTCAACGCCGTGTTCTGCCGCAAGCTCGTGGGCTATGCTCTGGGACGCAATGTGCTGCCCACCGACAAGCCTCTCCTCGCCGCCATGCAGGAGGAAATGAAGAAGTCCGGCGGCCGGTTCTCTGCTGCGGTCCTCACCCTGGTGCAGAGCCGCCAGTTCCAGCACCGCCGGAATGAATAA
- a CDS encoding alpha/beta hydrolase — translation MSTAPGARILAAAPAATPSPATTAAATPALAPLNRFPRMMQEWLVNQVRAVESQQNQKRAALKTQADAEAYVASVRDRIRTCFGPEPAKTPLNARVTRTVERDTYRIENVIFESRPGLLVTGNLYLPLGRTGQMPGVIGVCGHSLNGKAADAYQSFAQGLARIGYVCFIIDPIGQGERFQYLAEGTLKSRFSPGVSEHIQSGNQQALVGEFLGAWFAWDGIRALDYLLTRPEVDPRQIGLTGNSGGGTQTTWICGLDPRFTMAAPACFVTTFRRNAENELPADTEQCPPAALALGLDHSDFLAAMAPKPVVIVAQEKDFFDVRGSMEAYERLKHLYALLGKPENIQLHIGSDYHGYSRENREAMYRFFNKVTGVSTVTSEPDLVIEKDETLWCTTSGQISELKPRTVSSLTAETAKQLAATRPRLTGPKLVEAVKSTLKLTVAALGTTAPEYRILRPSSGRKYPAKGSSTYAVETEPGIQALVTRLHDASLVSRPPQGGTRAILYVAHRSADAELRSEPLVAELVDAAVYACDVRGIGESQPDTCGADQFLKPYGSDYFLAAHAIMLDRPYLGQKVGDLLRVIAWLKAQGHQDIHLAGRGWGALAAAFAALLSPAVTQVTLKNALVSYELIATTEDYKWPYAALLPGVLKQFDLPDIYAALQDKKLENLEPWGAMDGMNT, via the coding sequence TTGAGTACCGCCCCGGGTGCCCGAATTCTTGCCGCAGCGCCTGCCGCGACTCCATCCCCCGCCACCACAGCCGCGGCTACCCCTGCACTGGCTCCGCTCAATCGCTTTCCCCGCATGATGCAGGAATGGCTGGTGAACCAGGTGCGTGCGGTCGAATCCCAACAGAATCAGAAACGGGCGGCCCTCAAGACTCAAGCCGATGCTGAAGCCTATGTGGCATCTGTGCGCGATCGCATTCGCACCTGCTTCGGACCGGAGCCAGCAAAGACGCCCCTCAACGCCAGGGTCACCCGGACCGTCGAACGCGACACCTACCGGATTGAGAACGTCATCTTCGAAAGCCGCCCCGGCCTGCTCGTCACAGGGAACCTCTACTTGCCCCTCGGCCGCACGGGGCAAATGCCCGGAGTGATTGGAGTCTGCGGACACTCTCTCAACGGCAAAGCAGCCGACGCCTACCAAAGCTTTGCCCAAGGGCTCGCCCGCATTGGCTATGTTTGTTTCATCATTGATCCCATTGGCCAGGGTGAGCGCTTCCAGTATCTGGCCGAAGGTACGCTGAAATCCCGGTTCAGCCCCGGGGTGAGCGAACACATCCAATCCGGCAATCAACAGGCACTGGTGGGCGAGTTCCTGGGTGCCTGGTTTGCCTGGGATGGCATTCGCGCTCTGGACTACTTGCTCACCCGCCCTGAAGTCGATCCCAGGCAAATCGGCCTCACGGGCAACTCCGGTGGCGGCACCCAGACGACGTGGATCTGCGGACTGGACCCACGCTTTACCATGGCCGCGCCCGCCTGCTTCGTCACCACCTTCCGCCGCAACGCGGAGAACGAGCTGCCCGCCGATACGGAGCAATGCCCGCCTGCCGCATTGGCTCTCGGCCTGGACCACAGTGATTTCCTCGCTGCCATGGCCCCCAAGCCCGTAGTCATTGTGGCGCAAGAGAAGGACTTCTTTGATGTGCGAGGCAGCATGGAGGCCTATGAGCGCCTCAAGCATCTCTACGCTCTCCTGGGCAAGCCGGAAAACATCCAGCTCCACATCGGTTCAGATTACCACGGTTATTCCCGGGAGAACCGCGAGGCCATGTACCGCTTCTTCAACAAGGTGACCGGCGTGTCCACCGTCACGAGCGAGCCCGACCTCGTCATCGAAAAGGACGAGACGCTCTGGTGCACCACGAGCGGGCAGATCAGTGAGTTAAAGCCTCGAACCGTATCTTCACTCACTGCCGAGACCGCAAAACAACTCGCCGCCACCCGGCCCCGCCTGACCGGCCCCAAACTCGTGGAGGCCGTCAAGAGCACGCTTAAACTCACTGTAGCAGCACTCGGCACCACCGCTCCTGAGTACCGCATTCTCCGCCCGTCCAGCGGGCGCAAATATCCCGCGAAGGGCAGCAGCACCTATGCGGTGGAAACTGAGCCCGGCATCCAGGCCCTCGTCACCCGGCTCCACGACGCCTCACTTGTCTCGCGTCCCCCGCAAGGCGGCACCCGGGCCATTCTCTACGTCGCCCACCGTTCCGCTGATGCGGAACTCCGCTCCGAACCCCTCGTGGCAGAACTGGTGGACGCCGCCGTGTATGCCTGTGACGTGCGAGGCATCGGCGAGTCCCAGCCGGACACCTGCGGAGCGGATCAATTCCTGAAACCCTACGGCAGTGACTATTTCCTCGCTGCCCACGCCATCATGCTGGACCGCCCTTATCTGGGCCAGAAAGTCGGCGACCTCCTCCGGGTCATTGCCTGGCTCAAGGCCCAGGGCCATCAAGACATTCATCTCGCCGGACGCGGCTGGGGGGCACTTGCAGCCGCTTTCGCGGCCCTCCTCTCCCCTGCTGTCACCCAGGTCACCTTGAAAAACGCGTTGGTGTCCTACGAGCTCATCGCCACCACAGAGGACTACAAGTGGCCCTACGCCGCGCTGCTTCCCGGAGTGTTGAAGCAATTCGATCTGCCGGACATCTACGCAGCCCTTCAAGACAAGAAACTGGAGAACCTTGAGCCTTGGGGTGCCATGGATGGCATGAATACCTAG
- a CDS encoding DUF4886 domain-containing protein, with protein sequence MLRRAILLLPFLILCAPQLLAEETAPSTVKLLTVGNSFSANATKHLPGLAKAGGKTLIHTPLVIGGASMQVHLDKAKLHEANPKDPKGLYTNKRGLKEWLAADQWDVVTIQMASIKSHDIANYRPSASELRDYIKKFAPNSEIVVHQTWAYRVDDPRFTKPSEKPGEPATQEAMYTGLTSAYNTIARELGGLRIIPTGDAFHIADNDPQWRFQPDTAFNPKAAKQGELPNQKHSLHMGWQWKKGKDGKTTLAMDGHHANIAGEYLGGCCFFEVLFKQSCVGNTYVPKGLTAEDARYLQETAHKAVAARGIETATAQLTVAKQVVDSLTHSLRRARSTDATPILCLSDVASRLARSNLITSSTWRRSRFGTAVSITAFACGMDFLPSSILASIFSFSLPQVSPAPELCPSA encoded by the coding sequence ATGCTCCGTCGCGCCATTCTCCTCCTCCCTTTCCTCATCCTCTGTGCCCCACAGCTTCTCGCAGAAGAGACCGCACCGTCCACCGTCAAGTTGCTCACGGTCGGCAATAGTTTTTCCGCGAACGCCACCAAGCATCTTCCCGGCCTGGCCAAGGCCGGTGGCAAGACCCTGATCCACACGCCGCTGGTTATCGGCGGGGCCAGCATGCAAGTGCACCTGGACAAGGCCAAGCTGCATGAAGCCAATCCCAAGGATCCCAAGGGGCTCTACACCAACAAGCGCGGCCTGAAAGAGTGGCTCGCTGCCGATCAATGGGATGTCGTCACCATCCAGATGGCCAGCATCAAAAGCCACGACATTGCCAACTACCGGCCCTCCGCCAGTGAGTTGCGTGATTACATCAAGAAGTTCGCCCCCAACTCCGAGATCGTGGTGCATCAAACCTGGGCCTACCGGGTGGATGATCCCCGCTTCACCAAGCCGTCCGAGAAGCCCGGTGAACCTGCCACCCAGGAGGCCATGTACACAGGGCTCACGAGCGCCTACAACACGATTGCCAGGGAACTCGGCGGACTGCGCATCATCCCCACCGGCGACGCCTTTCACATCGCAGACAACGATCCTCAATGGCGCTTCCAGCCGGACACTGCCTTCAATCCAAAAGCCGCGAAGCAGGGCGAACTGCCCAATCAGAAGCACTCCCTGCACATGGGCTGGCAGTGGAAGAAGGGCAAGGATGGCAAGACCACCCTGGCCATGGACGGTCATCACGCGAACATCGCCGGTGAGTATCTCGGAGGCTGCTGCTTCTTTGAAGTGCTCTTCAAACAAAGCTGCGTGGGCAACACCTATGTGCCCAAAGGCCTGACCGCCGAAGATGCCCGCTATCTGCAGGAGACTGCGCACAAAGCCGTGGCCGCAAGAGGCATCGAGACCGCAACAGCGCAACTCACCGTTGCCAAGCAAGTCGTAGATTCACTCACTCACTCACTAAGGCGTGCACGGTCAACTGACGCCACGCCTATTTTGTGTTTATCCGACGTCGCAAGCCGTCTTGCCCGCTCCAATCTCATCACCTCCTCCACCTGGCGGCGCAGCCGCTTTGGGACTGCGGTGAGCATCACCGCTTTCGCCTGCGGGATGGACTTCCTGCCTTCCAGCATCCTCGCCAGCATATTCTCCTTCAGCTTGCCTCAAGTTTCACCGGCTCCAGAGCTTTGCCCCTCTGCCTGA
- a CDS encoding alpha/beta hydrolase, with translation MIRPYRLPFAAALLGLLLAGASCLVAEEPTVTARLNLPYKESSATLTDYETTRCKLDLYTPAGPRAPLPVIVWFHGGGITAGDKGSKDTTAVVTRMAQDGFLVASVNYRLSPKATYPAYLEDAAAAVAWVLKNAADHGGDPKKVFVAGHSAGGYLTTMLALDERYLGKHNLKPGDLCGYIPVAGQMITHAAVRAERGIAKTTMIVDEAAPLYHVRSDIPPMLILYAEKDMLLRAEENRFFAEALTAAGCKNFQIRQVDGHDHGGVGNRMADANDSGRAMMVKFIKEHL, from the coding sequence ATGATTCGTCCCTACCGTCTCCCTTTCGCAGCCGCCCTCCTCGGCCTTCTGCTCGCTGGTGCCAGCTGCCTTGTTGCAGAAGAACCCACCGTGACGGCCCGACTCAATCTCCCCTACAAGGAGAGCAGCGCCACTCTCACGGACTATGAAACTACGCGTTGCAAGCTGGACCTCTACACCCCCGCCGGCCCTAGGGCGCCGCTTCCGGTGATCGTATGGTTTCATGGTGGCGGCATCACTGCTGGCGACAAGGGGAGCAAGGACACCACCGCCGTGGTCACCCGCATGGCTCAAGATGGCTTTCTGGTCGCCTCTGTTAACTACCGCCTGAGCCCCAAGGCCACCTACCCCGCCTATCTGGAGGATGCCGCAGCAGCCGTAGCCTGGGTGCTGAAGAACGCGGCCGATCATGGAGGTGATCCAAAGAAGGTCTTCGTCGCGGGGCACTCCGCCGGCGGCTACCTCACCACCATGCTCGCGCTGGATGAACGCTATCTGGGCAAGCACAACCTCAAGCCTGGGGACCTCTGCGGATACATCCCGGTGGCGGGCCAGATGATTACCCACGCAGCCGTCCGTGCTGAGCGCGGCATTGCCAAGACCACCATGATCGTGGACGAGGCCGCCCCACTCTACCACGTCCGCAGTGACATTCCCCCCATGCTCATCCTCTATGCGGAGAAGGACATGCTTTTGCGGGCTGAAGAAAACCGCTTCTTTGCCGAGGCTCTCACCGCCGCAGGCTGCAAGAACTTCCAGATCCGGCAGGTGGACGGCCACGACCACGGCGGCGTGGGCAACCGCATGGCCGACGCCAACGACTCTGGCCGCGCCATGATGGTCAAGTTCATCAAGGAGCACCTGTAA
- a CDS encoding PD40 domain-containing protein, with protein sequence MAAPLSARPLIAALLLCGNVLMPAQTTNTAPPADDPLTPWRTGVRIRPVSPEKDRHTVHSYFNTCPESPDGSKVLFFVSTSPDSHTGEVWIRDRKTGEERRLSPLLKAEDAHRVTCQQWVNGGRTVSYHGERDGSWFVAAVNVDDSPPVERILAQDRLSGWGQPQGQVVPLYGQHWNPGAHRNLELVNVVTGEITTALKVEDVTQQYPDWFSKAYAGKEVSIFFPVLSPKLDRVFFKMASASGPDPRSGAASVRQGLICYDLQNQRFLYQNERWGHPSWHPDDRHIVETTFTIFDSDNGKSQRTPGLPVARGDHPSVSPDGRLLVTDTTMDRFGSDSNHWGIILADARGGQHLMLHQFQNNEGARSWRRSHPHPVFSADGRRIYFNVSEGPWTRLYVAEIGAAQP encoded by the coding sequence ATGGCCGCCCCCCTGTCCGCACGCCCCCTGATTGCCGCGTTGCTCCTTTGCGGCAACGTCCTCATGCCCGCCCAAACCACGAATACAGCGCCCCCGGCAGATGATCCGCTCACCCCTTGGCGCACGGGCGTGCGCATCCGCCCCGTTTCTCCAGAAAAGGATCGCCACACAGTCCATTCCTATTTCAATACCTGCCCGGAGAGTCCTGATGGCAGCAAGGTGCTCTTCTTTGTCTCCACCTCGCCCGACAGCCACACGGGGGAAGTCTGGATCCGCGACCGCAAGACGGGCGAAGAGCGCAGGCTCAGCCCTCTACTGAAAGCTGAGGATGCCCACCGCGTCACCTGCCAGCAGTGGGTAAATGGGGGGCGCACCGTCAGCTACCATGGGGAACGCGATGGCAGTTGGTTTGTCGCTGCCGTGAATGTGGACGACTCCCCACCCGTGGAACGCATCCTGGCCCAAGATCGCCTCAGCGGCTGGGGCCAGCCGCAGGGCCAGGTAGTTCCCCTCTATGGACAACACTGGAATCCCGGCGCGCACCGCAACCTCGAACTGGTGAATGTGGTCACCGGGGAAATCACCACCGCGCTCAAGGTGGAAGACGTGACCCAGCAGTACCCAGACTGGTTTTCAAAGGCCTATGCTGGCAAGGAAGTCTCCATCTTCTTCCCGGTGCTCAGTCCCAAGCTCGACCGGGTGTTCTTCAAGATGGCCTCCGCCAGCGGCCCCGACCCGCGCAGCGGCGCAGCGAGTGTGAGACAGGGCCTCATCTGCTATGACCTGCAGAACCAGCGCTTCCTCTACCAGAACGAGCGCTGGGGACACCCCTCCTGGCATCCGGATGATCGGCACATCGTGGAGACCACGTTCACCATCTTCGACAGTGACAACGGCAAGTCCCAGCGCACGCCCGGTCTTCCTGTGGCCCGGGGTGACCACCCCTCTGTCAGCCCAGATGGCCGCCTGCTCGTCACCGATACGACGATGGACCGGTTTGGAAGCGACTCCAACCACTGGGGCATCATCCTGGCCGACGCACGCGGTGGGCAGCACCTCATGCTCCATCAGTTTCAGAACAACGAGGGGGCCCGCTCCTGGCGGCGCTCCCACCCCCATCCGGTTTTCAGCGCAGACGGCAGGCGCATCTATTTCAACGTCAGCGAAGGCCCCTGGACCCGCCTGTACGTGGCGGAGATCGGGGCGGCACAGCCTTGA
- a CDS encoding endonuclease/exonuclease/phosphatase family protein, with translation MQSTPALGPVLRVATWNIEKSLNINQVAKALTSPAAYTSMINEKRAPAGSHLREEMLRQRQRLASADIVFLQEMDIGVNRSGYVDTARTLAHAMGMNYAYAPQALEVDPVLLGQEPRPDSPAGKPKYHSVDPAQYKGVFGSAILSRYPIVKVEAFQLKTQPYDWYKDEQKRADIAEHGRRVGSALVFDNEITRELKVGGRNYFRVDVAVPGTPGGVVSLINNHLEIKTLPKHREAQMVEILGYIKNIPHPVIMAGDHNSAPNDVSPTSVERVIWRQIDTPASFVSTASNVSGLVWGTMIPLYRERGALNALKNFQSPLAPNVPIIFPNHVVGLFNRVKEFRFEDGSTFDFRGDRERSINQRKGLLANSNDRRLKGQVTSFSVRRPIGPLGRYRLDWFFVKSSLLQDPRDKKGPYQFAPHYGETLAVFNEHLSKPLSDHRPLVMDLPLNEPALEQEG, from the coding sequence ATGCAAAGCACCCCCGCCCTCGGTCCAGTACTGAGGGTGGCGACGTGGAACATCGAGAAATCGCTCAACATCAACCAGGTGGCCAAGGCGCTGACATCCCCTGCCGCCTACACCTCGATGATCAACGAGAAGCGAGCCCCGGCCGGTTCTCACTTGCGGGAGGAGATGCTGCGACAGCGCCAGCGTCTGGCCAGCGCGGACATTGTCTTCCTTCAGGAGATGGACATTGGGGTGAACCGCTCCGGCTATGTGGACACCGCCCGTACCCTCGCGCATGCGATGGGGATGAACTACGCGTACGCTCCGCAGGCGCTGGAGGTGGACCCCGTGCTACTCGGTCAAGAGCCCCGCCCCGATAGTCCTGCAGGCAAGCCCAAGTATCACAGCGTGGACCCCGCCCAGTACAAGGGCGTCTTCGGCTCCGCCATCCTGTCGCGCTACCCGATTGTGAAGGTCGAGGCTTTTCAACTCAAGACCCAGCCCTACGACTGGTACAAGGATGAACAAAAGCGGGCCGATATTGCCGAGCATGGCCGCCGCGTGGGCTCGGCCCTGGTCTTCGACAACGAAATCACCCGCGAGCTCAAGGTGGGCGGACGCAACTACTTCCGCGTGGATGTGGCGGTGCCCGGCACCCCCGGAGGAGTTGTTTCCTTGATCAACAACCACCTGGAGATCAAGACGCTTCCGAAGCATCGCGAGGCCCAGATGGTGGAGATCCTGGGCTACATCAAGAACATCCCGCATCCCGTGATCATGGCCGGGGACCACAACTCCGCGCCCAATGACGTGAGTCCCACCTCCGTGGAGCGTGTCATCTGGCGTCAGATCGACACTCCAGCCAGCTTTGTCTCCACGGCGTCCAATGTCTCTGGTCTGGTCTGGGGCACCATGATCCCTCTCTACCGCGAGCGCGGGGCCCTCAACGCGCTCAAGAATTTTCAGAGCCCTCTGGCCCCAAACGTCCCGATCATTTTCCCCAACCACGTGGTGGGGCTCTTCAACCGTGTGAAGGAATTCCGTTTCGAAGACGGCTCCACCTTTGACTTCCGCGGCGATCGGGAACGCTCCATCAACCAGCGCAAAGGCTTGCTGGCAAACAGCAACGACCGTCGTCTAAAGGGCCAGGTCACCAGCTTTAGCGTACGCCGACCTATCGGACCGCTGGGGCGCTACCGGCTGGACTGGTTCTTCGTCAAGTCCAGCCTGCTTCAGGATCCGCGGGACAAAAAAGGACCGTACCAGTTTGCCCCGCACTACGGGGAGACGCTGGCCGTGTTCAACGAGCATCTGAGCAAGCCGCTCTCAGACCATCGCCCGCTGGTGATGGATCTCCCGCTCAACGAGCCTGCTCTTGAGCAGGAGGGATAG
- a CDS encoding ThuA domain-containing protein: MFKKLIAPLTLLAVVAAMAFSASTPPKRKILFFTKSSGFEHSVISWKKGQPSHAEGVLTELGKKNNWEFTYSKDGSLFSKDYLAQFDAVFFYTSGDLTTPGTDGQPALTAEGKQALFDYVRSGKGFLGTHSASDTFHTDNESKKGPERFRNHGDKADPYVRFLGAEFIKHGAQQPAKITVTNPKFPGFENVGKEYNFPEEWYSLKDFTPDIHVLSTIDSTSMKGDEYKRPAFPITWARKEGEGRVWYTAMGHREDVWTNPIFQDILAGGIKWALGDVKADVPPNLKETAPEAHVNPPYVEPKPPAPKPAKTAAPEPAAEKKP; the protein is encoded by the coding sequence ATGTTCAAGAAACTCATCGCACCACTCACGCTGCTGGCCGTCGTGGCGGCCATGGCGTTCTCCGCCTCCACGCCGCCCAAGCGCAAGATCCTCTTCTTCACGAAATCCAGCGGATTTGAGCACTCCGTCATCTCCTGGAAAAAAGGACAGCCCAGCCACGCGGAGGGGGTGCTCACCGAGCTCGGCAAAAAGAACAACTGGGAGTTCACCTACTCCAAAGACGGCTCCCTCTTCAGCAAGGACTATCTGGCCCAGTTTGACGCCGTTTTCTTCTACACCAGTGGGGACCTCACCACGCCCGGCACCGATGGCCAGCCTGCCTTGACCGCTGAGGGCAAGCAGGCTCTCTTCGACTACGTGCGCAGTGGCAAAGGTTTCCTCGGCACCCACTCTGCCAGCGATACCTTCCACACCGACAACGAATCCAAAAAGGGTCCGGAGCGCTTCCGCAACCACGGCGACAAGGCAGACCCCTATGTGCGTTTCCTCGGTGCCGAGTTCATCAAGCACGGAGCTCAACAGCCGGCCAAGATCACCGTCACCAATCCCAAGTTCCCCGGCTTTGAGAACGTGGGCAAGGAGTACAACTTCCCCGAGGAGTGGTACTCGCTGAAAGACTTCACGCCAGACATCCACGTGCTGAGCACGATCGACTCCACCTCCATGAAGGGCGATGAGTACAAGCGCCCCGCCTTTCCAATCACCTGGGCACGCAAGGAAGGCGAAGGCCGCGTCTGGTACACCGCCATGGGCCACCGTGAAGACGTCTGGACCAATCCCATCTTCCAGGACATCCTGGCTGGCGGCATCAAATGGGCACTGGGTGATGTGAAGGCCGATGTGCCGCCGAATCTCAAAGAAACGGCACCCGAAGCCCACGTAAACCCTCCTTACGTCGAGCCCAAGCCCCCGGCACCCAAGCCAGCCAAGACCGCCGCACCTGAGCCAGCCGCAGAGAAGAAACCGTAG